GTCACGAGCGGCACCGAGTGGGAATCGAGCGTGGGCTACTCCCGGGCCGTCCGCGCCGGGTCGCAGATCCACGTCTCGGGCACGACGGCGACCGACGAGAACGGCGACGTCGTGGGAGTCGGTGATCCCCACGCACAGACCGTTCGGGCGCTCGAGATCATCGAAGACGCGCTCGCGGAGGCTGGCGCGTCGATCGAGGACGTGGTTCGCACCCGCATCTACGTGACCGACATCGACGACTGGGGGGCGATCGGCGAGGCCCACGGCGAGTTCTTCGGGGACGTTCGTCCGGCGGCGAGTATGGTCGAGGTGCAGCGATTGATCGATCCGGACCACTTAGTCGAGATCGAAGCGGTCGCGATCGTCGGCGACGACTGAGTTCCCGCGATCTCGAA
The nucleotide sequence above comes from Halosolutus halophilus. Encoded proteins:
- a CDS encoding RidA family protein, giving the protein MDRQRVTSGTEWESSVGYSRAVRAGSQIHVSGTTATDENGDVVGVGDPHAQTVRALEIIEDALAEAGASIEDVVRTRIYVTDIDDWGAIGEAHGEFFGDVRPAASMVEVQRLIDPDHLVEIEAVAIVGDD